A portion of the Doryrhamphus excisus isolate RoL2022-K1 chromosome 20, RoL_Dexc_1.0, whole genome shotgun sequence genome contains these proteins:
- the add3b gene encoding adducin 3 (gamma) b, which produces MSLVEVRQLAGSLTLSLSSNDSKERCFESDPDSLRSRTMSPDLRQDFNMMEQKKRVTHILQSPVFKDELEGLIQDQLTKGNTPTGLLALRQIADLVMASTVGGAGPLTSPISLGMVSPINDLYAVESPSFAKGEKLSRCRLASLYRLVDLFSWARFTSSYITVRVNKEQDHVLISPRGLSFAEVTAATLVKVNMIGDVVDQGSTDLGIDRFGFAPHAAIYAMRPDLRCIVHVHTPATAAVSSMKCGILPISQEALLLGDVSCFGYHGSLDDREEKVQFQKALGPTAKVMVLRNHGLLALGETVEEAFHYMYHSQQACEIQVQALACSGGVDNLVLLDRERFKPLTQGVAAAGVLMSNEFKWKVGEAEFESLMRMLDNLGYRTGHSYRNPIIREKPRSKNDVEIPATVSMVMPEDGESGLCSPFKFLVQKQQRERTRWLNSPNSYLKVDVPERSPSGDVSPRTKTMWMKSSEPGKSVGTPIKIEDPNQFVPLNTDPTEVLHKRNRMKEQHRGDQMTAGPKSQLLAGIVVDTIPGPAFIIEDEEHTRSLPPNPFNHLTEAVLEEYKNMVERKQQGQDEDEDATDADEMTTFDGSTISLSLSPIMTPTKQDSIPNGKDHLSDLEEDLSVEVSKLSLSTSESLEITTTTTKDQKTGEAQTPESQTKKKKKNKFRTPSFLKKSKKEKKKSEACVH; this is translated from the exons ATGAGTCTGGTGGAGGTGAGGCAGTTAGCGGGGTCCTTGACCCTGTCCCTGTCCAGCAACGACTCCAAGGAACGCTGCTTTGAGAGCGACCCGGATAGCCTCCGGAGCCGTACCATGTCTCCGGACCTGAGGCAGGATTTTAACATGATGGAGCAGAAGAAGAGGGTCACTCACATCCTGCAGAGTCCA GTGTTCAAAGATGAACTGGAAGGCCTGATTCAGGATCAGCTGACAAAGGGCAACACCCCCACGGGTCTCCTGGCGCTGAGACAAATAGCCGACCTGGTCATGGCCAGCACCGTGGGAGGGGCCGGGCCCCTGACGTCACCCATCA GCTTGGGAATGGTATCGCCAATTAACGACTTGTATGCGGTGGAGTCGCCGTCCTTCGCCAAAGGAGAGAAGCTGAGCCGCTGCAGGCTGGCCAGTCTCTACAGGCTGGTGGACCTTTTCAGCTGGGCCCGTTTCACAAGCTCCTACATCACC GTGCGTGTCAATAAAGAGCAGGACCATGTTCTTATCAGTCCCAGAGGTCTTTCTTTTGCTGAGGTGACTGCAGCAACTTTG GTCAAAGTGAACATGATTGGCGATGTTGTGGACCAAGGCTCTACCGACCTGGGCATCGACCGCTTTGGATTCGCTCCCCACGCCGCCATCTACGCCATGCGACCTGACTTGAGATGTATCGTCCACGTCCACACGCCCGCTACAGCTGCC GTGTCCTCCATGAAGTGTGGAATACTGCCCATTTCCCAGGAGGCCTTGCTTCTTGGAGACGTGAGCTGCTTCGGTTACCATGGCAGCCTGGATGATAGAGAGGAGAAGGTGCAGTTTCAGAAAGCCCTGGGCCCTACTGCCAAG GTCATGGTCTTGAGGAACCACGGGCTGCTCGCTCTGGGGGAAACCGTAGAAGAAGCCTTCCACTACATGTACCACTCCCAGCAAGCCTGCGAAATCCAG GTGCAGGCGTTGGCGTGCTCGGGTGGCGTGGACAACCTGGTGCTCCTGGACAGAGAGAGGTTCAAACCGCTGACGCAGGGCGTGGCTGCTGCAGGGGTGCTCATGAGCAACGAATTCAAGTGGAAAGTGGGAGAGGCCGAGTTCGAGTCCCTGATGAGGATGCTGGACAACCTC GGCTACAGAACGGGCCACTCCTACAGGAACCCCATCATCCGGGAAAAGCCCAGGTCCAAGAACGACGTGGAGATCCCCGCCACGGTGTCCATGGTGATGCCGGAGGACGGCGAGTCGGGTCTGTGCAGCCCCTTCAAGTTCCTGGTGCAGAAGCAGCAGCGGGAGCGCACCAGATGGCTCAACTCGCCCAACAGCTACCTGAAGGTGGACGTGCCGGAACGGTCGCCCAGCGGGGACGTCAGCCCCAGAACCAAAACCATG TGGATGAAGTCTTCAGAGCCGGGCAAGAGCGTGGGCACCCCCATAAAGATTGAAGACCCCAACCAATTTGTCCCACTAAACACTGACCCCACAGAGGTTTTACACAAGAGGAACCGG ATGAAAGAGCAGCACAGAGGAGACCAGATGACAGCAGGTCCCAAGTCCCAGTTACTAGCAGGCATTGTGGTGGACACCATACCGGGACCA GCTTTCATCATCGAGGATGAGGAGCACACTCGCTCTCTTCCCCCGAATCCTTTCAACCATCTGACGGAGGCGGTGCTGGAGGAGTACAAGAACATGGTGGAACGCAAGCAACAAGGCCAAGACG AAGACGAAGACGCCACCGACGCAGACGAGATGACCACCTTTGATGGCTCGACCATCTCCCTCTCCCTTTCTCCCATCATGACGCCAACCAAGCAAG ACTCCATACCCAACGGGAAAGACCACTTGTCGGATCTGGAGGAGGACCTGAGCGTGGAGGTTTCCAAGCTGAGCCTGAGCACTTCGGAATCGCTGGaaatcaccaccaccaccaccaaggaCCAGAAGACGGGGGAGGCGCAGACTCCGGAGAGCCaaaccaagaagaagaagaagaacaagttcCGCACACCTTCCTTCCTGAAGAAGAgcaagaaggagaagaaaaagaGCGAAGCGTGCGTGCATTAA